A genomic stretch from Theobroma cacao cultivar B97-61/B2 chromosome 4, Criollo_cocoa_genome_V2, whole genome shotgun sequence includes:
- the LOC18602166 gene encoding uncharacterized protein LOC18602166 isoform X1, protein MASRKVRMSKWKEGQRRSPRISASHPCEAQRSRRVGRTALAPPPQAMGLQVQHSRPQDQGPASRTRARKKRKLRPVDDVAATSLSPFAQQPNDMQGSDLQSHDEDHRISCDPPTAQGGNSPKFDDKAVSPDQLSSVPSTRWMPEKRILELVLDILQRRDTYEIFAEPVDREEVEDYYDIIKEPMDFGTMRAKLHEGMYTSLQQFEHDVYLISKNAMHFNSSATIYFRQVPVSSKSPLPQYLRLFLPPNEGKILVLQARAIDELAKKVFHSLKTDPENFELEFSETRRRTSRRLMSEARAPSYSSSSKLATNLRRNSKTNVSSKPMPSFLPNSSNLRKGVRGICGLAGATTDCNARDPVVHSGALNGRGNNFAEVDRRCTYRPWTSLHTDNDSIVSTIYSDSKPLIPVNQQDIGYRDSLMFFVKDLGPTAQMIAKQKLIGCSVDASNCWTPGSKHWFQEPECQKPNAFHSTQRGLPILDSAFTAASENLFDHLQRGPNILGNANYKVDSSYAGAGEKAYASNKMLIPSASVVVVSSSDEMKSPVAFKGDGHFSNAMDIFGLFGCDKLHQDQCSEIQLGSHPSSVGQDIIAQDEVEVRGSVEGGQELKAGQPNQLGSQFIFDLPFLKKRLDQINSSGKDKLLQQGSSIETPFLNEEVNWKMQLACSRHKKLSTQNIQRCNILSADKRWVWNVRALRDEP, encoded by the exons ATGGCCAG CAGAAAAGTACGAATGTCCAAGTGGAAAGAAGGGCAGAGGCGGAGCCCGCGAATATCTGCATCGCATCCTTGCGAGGCCCAGCGATCGAGGCGAGTGGGTCGCACTGCTTTGGCTCCACCTCCACAGGCAATGGGTTTACAAGTGCAACACTCTCGCCCTCAGGATCAAGGACCAGCCTCCCGGACTAGGGccaggaaaaagagaaaactcaGACCAGTCGACGATGTGGCTGCTACTTCCCTTTCACCCTTTGCTCAGCAG CCAAATGACATGCAGGGCAGCGACCTACAAAGCCATGATGAAGATCATCGAATTAGTTGCG ATCCACCAACTGCCCAGGGTGGCAATAGCCCAAAATTTGATGATAAAGCGGTCTCCCCTG ATCAACTATCAAGTGTGCCATCTACCAGATGGATGCCAGAGAAACGCATACTAGAGCTTGTTCTCGACATATTACAGAG GAGAGACACCTATGAAATATTCGCTGAACCTGTTGACCGTGAAGAG GTTGAGGATTATTATGATATCATTAAAGAGCCTATGGATTTTGGCACAATGAGAGCTAAACTTCATGAAGGGATGTATACGAGTCTTCAACAATTTGAG CATGATGTATATTTAATATCCAAAAATGCAATGCATTTTAATTCCTCGGCAACTATATACTTCAGACAGGTACCAGTATCATCTAAGAGTCCTCTTCCACAATATCTAAGATTATTCTTACCACCTAATGAAGGCAAAATTCTGGTTTTACAGGCTCGAGCCATTGATGAACTAGCAAAAAAGGTCTTTCATTCTCTTAAAACTGACCCAGAGAATTTTGAGTTGGAATTTTCAGAGACAAGACGAAGAACTAGTAGAAGGCTCATGAGTGAAGCTAGGGCTCCATCATATAGCTCAAGTTCTAAGCTTGCAACAAATTTAAGACGCAATAGCAAGACCAATGTATCATCAAAACCTATGCCATCTTTTCTTCCTAATTCTTCAAACCTCAGGAAAGGTGTTAGAGGAATTTGTGGACTCGCTGGTGCTACTACTGATTGTAATGCAAGAGATCCTGTAGTGCACTCtg GTGCTTTAAATGGCAGGGGAAATAATTTTGCTGAAGTAGATAGACGTTGTACGTATAGACCCTGGACGTCTCTCCACACTGACAATGATTCAATTGTTTCCACAATTTATAGTGATTCAAAACCACTAATTCCT GTGAATCAGCAGGATATTGGTTACAGAGATAGTTTAATGTTCTTTGTTAAAGATTTAGGACCAACAGCCCAAATGATTGCCAAGCAGAAGTTGATTGGATGCTCGGTTGATGCTTCTAATTGTTGGACTCCAGGTTCAAAACATTGGTTTCAGGAACCTGAATGTCAAAAGCCTAATGCATTTCATTCCACCCAGAGGGGACTTCCTATTCTGGATTCTGCATTTACTGCAGCAtctgaaaatttatttgaccATCTTCAAAGGGGTCCAAACATCTTAGGAAATGCCAATTATAAAGTGGATTCATCTTATGCTGGTGCAGGAGAGAAGGCTTATGCCTCGAACAAAATGCTTATCCCTAGTGCTTCAGTGGTAGTGGTGTCAAGCAGTGATGAAATGAAAAGTCCAGTTGCCTTCAAAGGGGATGGTCACTTCAGTAATGCAATGGATATTTTTGGCCTTTTTGGTTGTGACAAGTTACATCAGGATCAGTGCTCTGAGATTCAGTTGGGCTCCCATCCTTCCAGTGTTGGCCAAGACATAATTGCACAAGATGAAGTTGAAGTCCGTGGTTCTGTTGAAGGAGGCCAAGAGTTGAAAGCAGGCCAACCTAACCAACTGGGTTCTCAGTTCATATTTGATTTGCCATTTCTGAAGAAGCGGCTTGATCAGATTAACTCCTCAGGAAAGGATAAACTTTTGCAGCAAGGTTCCAGCATTGAAACTCCATTTCTGAACGAAGAAGTAAATTGGAAGATGCAATTGGCCTGCAGCCGTCACAAGAAGCTTAGCACTCAAAACATACAAAG GTGCAATATTTTATCAGCTGATAAAAGGTGGGTTTGGAATGTTAGAGCCTTAAGAGATGAACCATAG
- the LOC18602166 gene encoding uncharacterized protein LOC18602166 isoform X7 codes for MASRKVRMSKWKEGQRRSPRISASHPCEAQRSRRVGRTALAPPPQAMGLQVQHSRPQDQGPASRTRARKKRKLRPVDDVAATSLSPFAQQPNDMQGSDLQSHDEDHRISCDPPTAQGGNSPKFDDKAVSPDQLSSVPSTRWMPEKRILELVLDILQRRDTYEIFAEPVDREEVEDYYDIIKEPMDFGTMRAKLHEGMYTSLQQFEHDVYLISKNAMHFNSSATIYFRQARAIDELAKKVFHSLKTDPENFELEFSETRRRTSRRLMSEARAPSYSSSSKLATNLRRNSKTNVSSKPMPSFLPNSSNLRKGVRGICGLAGATTDCNARDPVVHSGALNGRGNNFAEVDRRCTYRPWTSLHTDNDSIVSTIYSDSKPLIPVNQQDIGYRDSLMFFVKDLGPTAQMIAKQKLIGCSVDASNCWTPGSKHWFQEPECQKPNAFHSTQRGLPILDSAFTAASENLFDHLQRGPNILGNANYKVDSSYAGAGEKAYASNKMLIPSASVVVVSSSDEMKSPVAFKGDGHFSNAMDIFGLFGCDKLHQDQCSEIQLGSHPSSVGQDIIAQDEVEVRGSVEGGQELKAGQPNQLGSQFIFDLPFLKKRLDQINSSGKDKLLQQGSSIETPFLNEEVNWKMQLACSRHKKLSTQNIQRCNILSADKRWVWNVRALRDEP; via the exons ATGGCCAG CAGAAAAGTACGAATGTCCAAGTGGAAAGAAGGGCAGAGGCGGAGCCCGCGAATATCTGCATCGCATCCTTGCGAGGCCCAGCGATCGAGGCGAGTGGGTCGCACTGCTTTGGCTCCACCTCCACAGGCAATGGGTTTACAAGTGCAACACTCTCGCCCTCAGGATCAAGGACCAGCCTCCCGGACTAGGGccaggaaaaagagaaaactcaGACCAGTCGACGATGTGGCTGCTACTTCCCTTTCACCCTTTGCTCAGCAG CCAAATGACATGCAGGGCAGCGACCTACAAAGCCATGATGAAGATCATCGAATTAGTTGCG ATCCACCAACTGCCCAGGGTGGCAATAGCCCAAAATTTGATGATAAAGCGGTCTCCCCTG ATCAACTATCAAGTGTGCCATCTACCAGATGGATGCCAGAGAAACGCATACTAGAGCTTGTTCTCGACATATTACAGAG GAGAGACACCTATGAAATATTCGCTGAACCTGTTGACCGTGAAGAG GTTGAGGATTATTATGATATCATTAAAGAGCCTATGGATTTTGGCACAATGAGAGCTAAACTTCATGAAGGGATGTATACGAGTCTTCAACAATTTGAG CATGATGTATATTTAATATCCAAAAATGCAATGCATTTTAATTCCTCGGCAACTATATACTTCAGACAG GCTCGAGCCATTGATGAACTAGCAAAAAAGGTCTTTCATTCTCTTAAAACTGACCCAGAGAATTTTGAGTTGGAATTTTCAGAGACAAGACGAAGAACTAGTAGAAGGCTCATGAGTGAAGCTAGGGCTCCATCATATAGCTCAAGTTCTAAGCTTGCAACAAATTTAAGACGCAATAGCAAGACCAATGTATCATCAAAACCTATGCCATCTTTTCTTCCTAATTCTTCAAACCTCAGGAAAGGTGTTAGAGGAATTTGTGGACTCGCTGGTGCTACTACTGATTGTAATGCAAGAGATCCTGTAGTGCACTCtg GTGCTTTAAATGGCAGGGGAAATAATTTTGCTGAAGTAGATAGACGTTGTACGTATAGACCCTGGACGTCTCTCCACACTGACAATGATTCAATTGTTTCCACAATTTATAGTGATTCAAAACCACTAATTCCT GTGAATCAGCAGGATATTGGTTACAGAGATAGTTTAATGTTCTTTGTTAAAGATTTAGGACCAACAGCCCAAATGATTGCCAAGCAGAAGTTGATTGGATGCTCGGTTGATGCTTCTAATTGTTGGACTCCAGGTTCAAAACATTGGTTTCAGGAACCTGAATGTCAAAAGCCTAATGCATTTCATTCCACCCAGAGGGGACTTCCTATTCTGGATTCTGCATTTACTGCAGCAtctgaaaatttatttgaccATCTTCAAAGGGGTCCAAACATCTTAGGAAATGCCAATTATAAAGTGGATTCATCTTATGCTGGTGCAGGAGAGAAGGCTTATGCCTCGAACAAAATGCTTATCCCTAGTGCTTCAGTGGTAGTGGTGTCAAGCAGTGATGAAATGAAAAGTCCAGTTGCCTTCAAAGGGGATGGTCACTTCAGTAATGCAATGGATATTTTTGGCCTTTTTGGTTGTGACAAGTTACATCAGGATCAGTGCTCTGAGATTCAGTTGGGCTCCCATCCTTCCAGTGTTGGCCAAGACATAATTGCACAAGATGAAGTTGAAGTCCGTGGTTCTGTTGAAGGAGGCCAAGAGTTGAAAGCAGGCCAACCTAACCAACTGGGTTCTCAGTTCATATTTGATTTGCCATTTCTGAAGAAGCGGCTTGATCAGATTAACTCCTCAGGAAAGGATAAACTTTTGCAGCAAGGTTCCAGCATTGAAACTCCATTTCTGAACGAAGAAGTAAATTGGAAGATGCAATTGGCCTGCAGCCGTCACAAGAAGCTTAGCACTCAAAACATACAAAG GTGCAATATTTTATCAGCTGATAAAAGGTGGGTTTGGAATGTTAGAGCCTTAAGAGATGAACCATAG
- the LOC18602166 gene encoding uncharacterized protein LOC18602166 isoform X4: MARKVRMSKWKEGQRRSPRISASHPCEAQRSRRVGRTALAPPPQAMGLQVQHSRPQDQGPASRTRARKKRKLRPVDDVAATSLSPFAQQGSDLQSHDEDHRISCDPPTAQGGNSPKFDDKAVSPDQLSSVPSTRWMPEKRILELVLDILQRRDTYEIFAEPVDREEVEDYYDIIKEPMDFGTMRAKLHEGMYTSLQQFEHDVYLISKNAMHFNSSATIYFRQVPVSSKSPLPQYLRLFLPPNEGKILVLQARAIDELAKKVFHSLKTDPENFELEFSETRRRTSRRLMSEARAPSYSSSSKLATNLRRNSKTNVSSKPMPSFLPNSSNLRKGVRGICGLAGATTDCNARDPVVHSGALNGRGNNFAEVDRRCTYRPWTSLHTDNDSIVSTIYSDSKPLIPVNQQDIGYRDSLMFFVKDLGPTAQMIAKQKLIGCSVDASNCWTPGSKHWFQEPECQKPNAFHSTQRGLPILDSAFTAASENLFDHLQRGPNILGNANYKVDSSYAGAGEKAYASNKMLIPSASVVVVSSSDEMKSPVAFKGDGHFSNAMDIFGLFGCDKLHQDQCSEIQLGSHPSSVGQDIIAQDEVEVRGSVEGGQELKAGQPNQLGSQFIFDLPFLKKRLDQINSSGKDKLLQQGSSIETPFLNEEVNWKMQLACSRHKKLSTQNIQRCNILSADKRWVWNVRALRDEP; encoded by the exons ATGGCCAG AAAAGTACGAATGTCCAAGTGGAAAGAAGGGCAGAGGCGGAGCCCGCGAATATCTGCATCGCATCCTTGCGAGGCCCAGCGATCGAGGCGAGTGGGTCGCACTGCTTTGGCTCCACCTCCACAGGCAATGGGTTTACAAGTGCAACACTCTCGCCCTCAGGATCAAGGACCAGCCTCCCGGACTAGGGccaggaaaaagagaaaactcaGACCAGTCGACGATGTGGCTGCTACTTCCCTTTCACCCTTTGCTCAGCAG GGCAGCGACCTACAAAGCCATGATGAAGATCATCGAATTAGTTGCG ATCCACCAACTGCCCAGGGTGGCAATAGCCCAAAATTTGATGATAAAGCGGTCTCCCCTG ATCAACTATCAAGTGTGCCATCTACCAGATGGATGCCAGAGAAACGCATACTAGAGCTTGTTCTCGACATATTACAGAG GAGAGACACCTATGAAATATTCGCTGAACCTGTTGACCGTGAAGAG GTTGAGGATTATTATGATATCATTAAAGAGCCTATGGATTTTGGCACAATGAGAGCTAAACTTCATGAAGGGATGTATACGAGTCTTCAACAATTTGAG CATGATGTATATTTAATATCCAAAAATGCAATGCATTTTAATTCCTCGGCAACTATATACTTCAGACAGGTACCAGTATCATCTAAGAGTCCTCTTCCACAATATCTAAGATTATTCTTACCACCTAATGAAGGCAAAATTCTGGTTTTACAGGCTCGAGCCATTGATGAACTAGCAAAAAAGGTCTTTCATTCTCTTAAAACTGACCCAGAGAATTTTGAGTTGGAATTTTCAGAGACAAGACGAAGAACTAGTAGAAGGCTCATGAGTGAAGCTAGGGCTCCATCATATAGCTCAAGTTCTAAGCTTGCAACAAATTTAAGACGCAATAGCAAGACCAATGTATCATCAAAACCTATGCCATCTTTTCTTCCTAATTCTTCAAACCTCAGGAAAGGTGTTAGAGGAATTTGTGGACTCGCTGGTGCTACTACTGATTGTAATGCAAGAGATCCTGTAGTGCACTCtg GTGCTTTAAATGGCAGGGGAAATAATTTTGCTGAAGTAGATAGACGTTGTACGTATAGACCCTGGACGTCTCTCCACACTGACAATGATTCAATTGTTTCCACAATTTATAGTGATTCAAAACCACTAATTCCT GTGAATCAGCAGGATATTGGTTACAGAGATAGTTTAATGTTCTTTGTTAAAGATTTAGGACCAACAGCCCAAATGATTGCCAAGCAGAAGTTGATTGGATGCTCGGTTGATGCTTCTAATTGTTGGACTCCAGGTTCAAAACATTGGTTTCAGGAACCTGAATGTCAAAAGCCTAATGCATTTCATTCCACCCAGAGGGGACTTCCTATTCTGGATTCTGCATTTACTGCAGCAtctgaaaatttatttgaccATCTTCAAAGGGGTCCAAACATCTTAGGAAATGCCAATTATAAAGTGGATTCATCTTATGCTGGTGCAGGAGAGAAGGCTTATGCCTCGAACAAAATGCTTATCCCTAGTGCTTCAGTGGTAGTGGTGTCAAGCAGTGATGAAATGAAAAGTCCAGTTGCCTTCAAAGGGGATGGTCACTTCAGTAATGCAATGGATATTTTTGGCCTTTTTGGTTGTGACAAGTTACATCAGGATCAGTGCTCTGAGATTCAGTTGGGCTCCCATCCTTCCAGTGTTGGCCAAGACATAATTGCACAAGATGAAGTTGAAGTCCGTGGTTCTGTTGAAGGAGGCCAAGAGTTGAAAGCAGGCCAACCTAACCAACTGGGTTCTCAGTTCATATTTGATTTGCCATTTCTGAAGAAGCGGCTTGATCAGATTAACTCCTCAGGAAAGGATAAACTTTTGCAGCAAGGTTCCAGCATTGAAACTCCATTTCTGAACGAAGAAGTAAATTGGAAGATGCAATTGGCCTGCAGCCGTCACAAGAAGCTTAGCACTCAAAACATACAAAG GTGCAATATTTTATCAGCTGATAAAAGGTGGGTTTGGAATGTTAGAGCCTTAAGAGATGAACCATAG
- the LOC18602166 gene encoding uncharacterized protein LOC18602166 isoform X3, whose translation MASRKVRMSKWKEGQRRSPRISASHPCEAQRSRRVGRTALAPPPQAMGLQVQHSRPQDQGPASRTRARKKRKLRPVDDVAATSLSPFAQQGSDLQSHDEDHRISCDPPTAQGGNSPKFDDKAVSPDQLSSVPSTRWMPEKRILELVLDILQRRDTYEIFAEPVDREEVEDYYDIIKEPMDFGTMRAKLHEGMYTSLQQFEHDVYLISKNAMHFNSSATIYFRQVPVSSKSPLPQYLRLFLPPNEGKILVLQARAIDELAKKVFHSLKTDPENFELEFSETRRRTSRRLMSEARAPSYSSSSKLATNLRRNSKTNVSSKPMPSFLPNSSNLRKGVRGICGLAGATTDCNARDPVVHSGALNGRGNNFAEVDRRCTYRPWTSLHTDNDSIVSTIYSDSKPLIPVNQQDIGYRDSLMFFVKDLGPTAQMIAKQKLIGCSVDASNCWTPGSKHWFQEPECQKPNAFHSTQRGLPILDSAFTAASENLFDHLQRGPNILGNANYKVDSSYAGAGEKAYASNKMLIPSASVVVVSSSDEMKSPVAFKGDGHFSNAMDIFGLFGCDKLHQDQCSEIQLGSHPSSVGQDIIAQDEVEVRGSVEGGQELKAGQPNQLGSQFIFDLPFLKKRLDQINSSGKDKLLQQGSSIETPFLNEEVNWKMQLACSRHKKLSTQNIQRCNILSADKRWVWNVRALRDEP comes from the exons ATGGCCAG CAGAAAAGTACGAATGTCCAAGTGGAAAGAAGGGCAGAGGCGGAGCCCGCGAATATCTGCATCGCATCCTTGCGAGGCCCAGCGATCGAGGCGAGTGGGTCGCACTGCTTTGGCTCCACCTCCACAGGCAATGGGTTTACAAGTGCAACACTCTCGCCCTCAGGATCAAGGACCAGCCTCCCGGACTAGGGccaggaaaaagagaaaactcaGACCAGTCGACGATGTGGCTGCTACTTCCCTTTCACCCTTTGCTCAGCAG GGCAGCGACCTACAAAGCCATGATGAAGATCATCGAATTAGTTGCG ATCCACCAACTGCCCAGGGTGGCAATAGCCCAAAATTTGATGATAAAGCGGTCTCCCCTG ATCAACTATCAAGTGTGCCATCTACCAGATGGATGCCAGAGAAACGCATACTAGAGCTTGTTCTCGACATATTACAGAG GAGAGACACCTATGAAATATTCGCTGAACCTGTTGACCGTGAAGAG GTTGAGGATTATTATGATATCATTAAAGAGCCTATGGATTTTGGCACAATGAGAGCTAAACTTCATGAAGGGATGTATACGAGTCTTCAACAATTTGAG CATGATGTATATTTAATATCCAAAAATGCAATGCATTTTAATTCCTCGGCAACTATATACTTCAGACAGGTACCAGTATCATCTAAGAGTCCTCTTCCACAATATCTAAGATTATTCTTACCACCTAATGAAGGCAAAATTCTGGTTTTACAGGCTCGAGCCATTGATGAACTAGCAAAAAAGGTCTTTCATTCTCTTAAAACTGACCCAGAGAATTTTGAGTTGGAATTTTCAGAGACAAGACGAAGAACTAGTAGAAGGCTCATGAGTGAAGCTAGGGCTCCATCATATAGCTCAAGTTCTAAGCTTGCAACAAATTTAAGACGCAATAGCAAGACCAATGTATCATCAAAACCTATGCCATCTTTTCTTCCTAATTCTTCAAACCTCAGGAAAGGTGTTAGAGGAATTTGTGGACTCGCTGGTGCTACTACTGATTGTAATGCAAGAGATCCTGTAGTGCACTCtg GTGCTTTAAATGGCAGGGGAAATAATTTTGCTGAAGTAGATAGACGTTGTACGTATAGACCCTGGACGTCTCTCCACACTGACAATGATTCAATTGTTTCCACAATTTATAGTGATTCAAAACCACTAATTCCT GTGAATCAGCAGGATATTGGTTACAGAGATAGTTTAATGTTCTTTGTTAAAGATTTAGGACCAACAGCCCAAATGATTGCCAAGCAGAAGTTGATTGGATGCTCGGTTGATGCTTCTAATTGTTGGACTCCAGGTTCAAAACATTGGTTTCAGGAACCTGAATGTCAAAAGCCTAATGCATTTCATTCCACCCAGAGGGGACTTCCTATTCTGGATTCTGCATTTACTGCAGCAtctgaaaatttatttgaccATCTTCAAAGGGGTCCAAACATCTTAGGAAATGCCAATTATAAAGTGGATTCATCTTATGCTGGTGCAGGAGAGAAGGCTTATGCCTCGAACAAAATGCTTATCCCTAGTGCTTCAGTGGTAGTGGTGTCAAGCAGTGATGAAATGAAAAGTCCAGTTGCCTTCAAAGGGGATGGTCACTTCAGTAATGCAATGGATATTTTTGGCCTTTTTGGTTGTGACAAGTTACATCAGGATCAGTGCTCTGAGATTCAGTTGGGCTCCCATCCTTCCAGTGTTGGCCAAGACATAATTGCACAAGATGAAGTTGAAGTCCGTGGTTCTGTTGAAGGAGGCCAAGAGTTGAAAGCAGGCCAACCTAACCAACTGGGTTCTCAGTTCATATTTGATTTGCCATTTCTGAAGAAGCGGCTTGATCAGATTAACTCCTCAGGAAAGGATAAACTTTTGCAGCAAGGTTCCAGCATTGAAACTCCATTTCTGAACGAAGAAGTAAATTGGAAGATGCAATTGGCCTGCAGCCGTCACAAGAAGCTTAGCACTCAAAACATACAAAG GTGCAATATTTTATCAGCTGATAAAAGGTGGGTTTGGAATGTTAGAGCCTTAAGAGATGAACCATAG
- the LOC18602166 gene encoding uncharacterized protein LOC18602166 isoform X2, protein MARKVRMSKWKEGQRRSPRISASHPCEAQRSRRVGRTALAPPPQAMGLQVQHSRPQDQGPASRTRARKKRKLRPVDDVAATSLSPFAQQPNDMQGSDLQSHDEDHRISCDPPTAQGGNSPKFDDKAVSPDQLSSVPSTRWMPEKRILELVLDILQRRDTYEIFAEPVDREEVEDYYDIIKEPMDFGTMRAKLHEGMYTSLQQFEHDVYLISKNAMHFNSSATIYFRQVPVSSKSPLPQYLRLFLPPNEGKILVLQARAIDELAKKVFHSLKTDPENFELEFSETRRRTSRRLMSEARAPSYSSSSKLATNLRRNSKTNVSSKPMPSFLPNSSNLRKGVRGICGLAGATTDCNARDPVVHSGALNGRGNNFAEVDRRCTYRPWTSLHTDNDSIVSTIYSDSKPLIPVNQQDIGYRDSLMFFVKDLGPTAQMIAKQKLIGCSVDASNCWTPGSKHWFQEPECQKPNAFHSTQRGLPILDSAFTAASENLFDHLQRGPNILGNANYKVDSSYAGAGEKAYASNKMLIPSASVVVVSSSDEMKSPVAFKGDGHFSNAMDIFGLFGCDKLHQDQCSEIQLGSHPSSVGQDIIAQDEVEVRGSVEGGQELKAGQPNQLGSQFIFDLPFLKKRLDQINSSGKDKLLQQGSSIETPFLNEEVNWKMQLACSRHKKLSTQNIQRCNILSADKRWVWNVRALRDEP, encoded by the exons ATGGCCAG AAAAGTACGAATGTCCAAGTGGAAAGAAGGGCAGAGGCGGAGCCCGCGAATATCTGCATCGCATCCTTGCGAGGCCCAGCGATCGAGGCGAGTGGGTCGCACTGCTTTGGCTCCACCTCCACAGGCAATGGGTTTACAAGTGCAACACTCTCGCCCTCAGGATCAAGGACCAGCCTCCCGGACTAGGGccaggaaaaagagaaaactcaGACCAGTCGACGATGTGGCTGCTACTTCCCTTTCACCCTTTGCTCAGCAG CCAAATGACATGCAGGGCAGCGACCTACAAAGCCATGATGAAGATCATCGAATTAGTTGCG ATCCACCAACTGCCCAGGGTGGCAATAGCCCAAAATTTGATGATAAAGCGGTCTCCCCTG ATCAACTATCAAGTGTGCCATCTACCAGATGGATGCCAGAGAAACGCATACTAGAGCTTGTTCTCGACATATTACAGAG GAGAGACACCTATGAAATATTCGCTGAACCTGTTGACCGTGAAGAG GTTGAGGATTATTATGATATCATTAAAGAGCCTATGGATTTTGGCACAATGAGAGCTAAACTTCATGAAGGGATGTATACGAGTCTTCAACAATTTGAG CATGATGTATATTTAATATCCAAAAATGCAATGCATTTTAATTCCTCGGCAACTATATACTTCAGACAGGTACCAGTATCATCTAAGAGTCCTCTTCCACAATATCTAAGATTATTCTTACCACCTAATGAAGGCAAAATTCTGGTTTTACAGGCTCGAGCCATTGATGAACTAGCAAAAAAGGTCTTTCATTCTCTTAAAACTGACCCAGAGAATTTTGAGTTGGAATTTTCAGAGACAAGACGAAGAACTAGTAGAAGGCTCATGAGTGAAGCTAGGGCTCCATCATATAGCTCAAGTTCTAAGCTTGCAACAAATTTAAGACGCAATAGCAAGACCAATGTATCATCAAAACCTATGCCATCTTTTCTTCCTAATTCTTCAAACCTCAGGAAAGGTGTTAGAGGAATTTGTGGACTCGCTGGTGCTACTACTGATTGTAATGCAAGAGATCCTGTAGTGCACTCtg GTGCTTTAAATGGCAGGGGAAATAATTTTGCTGAAGTAGATAGACGTTGTACGTATAGACCCTGGACGTCTCTCCACACTGACAATGATTCAATTGTTTCCACAATTTATAGTGATTCAAAACCACTAATTCCT GTGAATCAGCAGGATATTGGTTACAGAGATAGTTTAATGTTCTTTGTTAAAGATTTAGGACCAACAGCCCAAATGATTGCCAAGCAGAAGTTGATTGGATGCTCGGTTGATGCTTCTAATTGTTGGACTCCAGGTTCAAAACATTGGTTTCAGGAACCTGAATGTCAAAAGCCTAATGCATTTCATTCCACCCAGAGGGGACTTCCTATTCTGGATTCTGCATTTACTGCAGCAtctgaaaatttatttgaccATCTTCAAAGGGGTCCAAACATCTTAGGAAATGCCAATTATAAAGTGGATTCATCTTATGCTGGTGCAGGAGAGAAGGCTTATGCCTCGAACAAAATGCTTATCCCTAGTGCTTCAGTGGTAGTGGTGTCAAGCAGTGATGAAATGAAAAGTCCAGTTGCCTTCAAAGGGGATGGTCACTTCAGTAATGCAATGGATATTTTTGGCCTTTTTGGTTGTGACAAGTTACATCAGGATCAGTGCTCTGAGATTCAGTTGGGCTCCCATCCTTCCAGTGTTGGCCAAGACATAATTGCACAAGATGAAGTTGAAGTCCGTGGTTCTGTTGAAGGAGGCCAAGAGTTGAAAGCAGGCCAACCTAACCAACTGGGTTCTCAGTTCATATTTGATTTGCCATTTCTGAAGAAGCGGCTTGATCAGATTAACTCCTCAGGAAAGGATAAACTTTTGCAGCAAGGTTCCAGCATTGAAACTCCATTTCTGAACGAAGAAGTAAATTGGAAGATGCAATTGGCCTGCAGCCGTCACAAGAAGCTTAGCACTCAAAACATACAAAG GTGCAATATTTTATCAGCTGATAAAAGGTGGGTTTGGAATGTTAGAGCCTTAAGAGATGAACCATAG